The following coding sequences are from one Roseburia hominis A2-183 window:
- a CDS encoding flagellin N-terminal helical domain-containing protein, with protein MVVNHNMAAICESRQLRYNVKKMEKSSKKLATGYKLNTANDDAAGLQISETMRHHVKGLNKASRNSQDGISMLQTADAALQETQDVLDRMVELTTQAANDINTDSDRRAIQDELDQLNKEVDRIAYTTHFNQQYMLAEGTPQAAPGYYRIQSGALNGQAIDIHFVNASKESLGTDKVNVSSHAKASESITMVQDAIEQAALWRDEFGSQQERLEHAVRNTDNTSQNTQSAESGIRDTNMNMEMVLYSTNRILVHASQSILAQYNDDAKSVLEILK; from the coding sequence ATGGTGGTTAATCATAATATGGCGGCAATCTGTGAGAGCAGGCAGCTGCGCTATAACGTGAAGAAGATGGAAAAATCTTCCAAAAAGCTTGCGACAGGGTACAAGCTGAACACAGCAAATGATGATGCGGCAGGCTTGCAGATATCAGAGACGATGCGGCATCATGTGAAAGGGCTGAACAAAGCCTCCCGGAATTCACAGGACGGCATCAGTATGCTGCAGACGGCGGATGCAGCGCTCCAAGAGACGCAGGATGTTCTCGATCGTATGGTGGAGCTGACGACGCAGGCAGCCAATGACATCAACACAGACTCGGATCGCAGGGCTATTCAGGATGAGTTGGATCAGCTGAACAAGGAAGTGGACCGCATCGCCTATACGACGCACTTCAATCAGCAGTATATGTTGGCGGAGGGAACGCCGCAGGCGGCACCGGGATATTACCGCATACAGTCCGGGGCACTGAACGGACAGGCGATAGATATCCATTTTGTAAATGCGAGCAAGGAGAGCCTTGGCACAGACAAAGTGAATGTATCTTCGCATGCGAAGGCGTCGGAATCCATCACGATGGTTCAGGACGCGATTGAACAGGCGGCGCTCTGGAGAGACGAGTTCGGCAGCCAGCAGGAGCGTCTGGAACATGCCGTGCGCAATACGGACAACACATCACAAAATACGCAGAGTGCGGAGTCAGGGATCAGAGACACCAACATGAATATGGAGATGGTATTATATTCGACCAACCGGATTCTGGTGCATGCATCCCAGAGTATTCTGGCACAGTATAATGATGATGCAAAATCAGTGCTTGAGATTTTGAAATAG
- a CDS encoding class I SAM-dependent methyltransferase: MTEASRAFAGEHGAMNNWDKIWKKRTAKIENRATVFEMFKELKRADGFDTQDVQGYYEAFFLQWECMAQRIETGCAGTIGSLYEIGCGSGVNLYLFSALKHVAVLGGLDYSKNLIRIAQSVVPEADVGCEEALRVPTELRYDVVLADSVFQYFNDADYGQKVLERMWAKAGKMVVVTEVHDQEKKDEHMAYRRKCVENYDEVYAGLDKTFYTREMFLQFAEEHGGRCEIVQPDNELYWNNRFVFDCYLYKE, encoded by the coding sequence ATGACAGAGGCGTCCCGGGCGTTTGCCGGGGAACATGGAGCAATGAACAACTGGGATAAGATATGGAAGAAGCGGACCGCGAAGATTGAGAATCGCGCAACCGTATTTGAAATGTTTAAGGAATTAAAACGGGCGGACGGATTTGATACACAGGATGTGCAGGGATATTATGAGGCGTTTTTCCTGCAGTGGGAGTGCATGGCGCAGCGGATCGAGACGGGGTGTGCGGGAACGATCGGCAGTCTGTATGAGATTGGCTGTGGAAGCGGTGTGAATCTGTATCTATTTTCCGCGTTGAAGCATGTGGCGGTGCTCGGCGGTCTGGATTACTCCAAAAACCTCATCCGCATAGCCCAAAGCGTGGTGCCGGAGGCGGACGTGGGATGTGAGGAGGCGCTCAGGGTGCCGACAGAGCTGAGGTACGATGTCGTTCTGGCAGACAGTGTGTTTCAGTATTTTAATGATGCTGATTACGGGCAGAAGGTGCTGGAACGCATGTGGGCGAAGGCGGGGAAGATGGTTGTTGTCACCGAAGTGCACGATCAGGAGAAAAAAGACGAACACATGGCATACCGCCGGAAGTGTGTTGAGAATTATGATGAAGTATATGCGGGGCTGGACAAAACATTTTACACCAGAGAGATGTTCCTGCAATTTGCAGAGGAGCACGGGGGCAGATGTGAGATCGTACAACCTGATAACGAACTGTACTGGAATAACCGGTTTGTGTTTGATTGCTATTTGTATAAAGAATAA